One Helianthus annuus cultivar XRQ/B chromosome 7, HanXRQr2.0-SUNRISE, whole genome shotgun sequence genomic region harbors:
- the LOC110868837 gene encoding 16 kDa phloem protein 1: MTIGIMEVDLVDAHGLSKSDFFNKIDPYVVIQYRSQEHKSTVAKGEGKNPNWNEKFTFRVEYPGADEQPKLVLKIMDHDTLSSDDYLGQTTIYLKDLLELGVENGTAELRAQKYSVVDSSQSYAGDVRVGITFTPKVEDETYGQEFGGWKENQW; this comes from the exons ATGACGATCGGAATAATGGAGGTGGATCTGGTGGATGCTCATGGTCTCAGCAAATCCGATTTCTTCA ACAAAATTGACCCATATGTGGTGATCCAATACAGGAGTCAAGAGCACAAGAGCACCGTTGCCAAAG GGGAGGGCAAGAACCCAAATTGGAACGAAAAGTTCACATTCCGTGTGGAATATCCAGGAGCAGACGAACAACCTAAGCTTGTTCTCAAGATCATGGACCACGACACCTTGTCATCCGACGACTACCTCGGACAAACAAC gATCTACTTGAAAGATTTATTGGAGCTAGGAGTGGAGAATGGAACTGCAGAGTTACGCGCTCAAAAGTATAGCGTTGTGGATAGTAGCCAAAGCTACGCTGGAGATGTTCGAGTGGGCATCACTTTCACCCCGAAG GTGGAAGATGAAACTTATGGACAAGAATTTGGAGGATGGAAAGAGAACCAGTGGTAG
- the LOC110868839 gene encoding uncharacterized protein LOC110868839 — translation MNQSFPDSEEASDLVPIQISCVSKTSSKCTALLGSNFDPYAVLFDLDGAIRDIGPYKTFIEITRSTLDHTRISECSIEAGEVRSLMQNLCSVNLNLLTYKHAFLVHGLPSTQEKLLLLMNTAVVNVGGVVVNALGIENYILRNPSNSNPGLANEREILQCDICSL, via the exons ATGAATCAGTCGTTTCCAGACAGTGAAGAAGCGTCGGATCTTGTACCGATACAGATATCCTGCGTCTCTAAAACAAGTTCTAAATGTACAGCACTGCTCGGGTCAAATTTTGACCCGTATGCGGTGTTATTTGATCTTGATGGTGCAATTAGAGACATTGGTCCATACAAGACTTTTATCGAAATTACACGAAGTACACTCGATCATACTCGCATTTCTGAATGTTCTATTGAAGCTGGAGAAGTCAG GAGTTTGATGCAGAATCTCTGTAGTGTGAACTTGAACTTGCTGACATATAAGCAT GCGTTTCTCGTTCATGGGTTACCTTCGACTCAGGAGAAACTACTGCTTCTCATGAACACGGCGGTAGTTAACGTCGGAGGTGTCGTGGTCAATGCATTGGGCATTGAGAATTATATCCTCCGGAATCCGTCAAACTCCAATCCT GGTCTAGCAAATGAGAGGGAAATACTACAATGTGACATTTGCTCTTTGTAG